ACGGGTGCTGCTGTGGGGAAAGGACGATCTAAATAGTATCCCCCTAAATAGAGACTGGTAGAACTTCCTCCGTCTAAATTTAAAGCGGTTATTGCTTCTAATTTTTGCAGAATTTGAGCGAGTTCGGCTAAACTAGGGCCAGAACCATTGGGACGGTTATGAACGGCTAGTATGAGTAAAGTATTATTGGGAGTGATTGCAATTGCGCTGCGGATAGCTTTTTGTTGTTGAAAGGCGGGATTAAATCGTTCTAAGGCTGCATCTAAAACAATTTGACGATTTTGAATTAATAACGGCCCTGCGCCTAAAATATTAGGATAATTTTGAAAATCCGAAGGTTCTGTTTGACTTTGTAATTGTAAACGAGTTCCGATGGGTAATAAATTTAATAAATCAGGACGGCTTCGGATCACTAATAAATAACCTTGAACCGGAATAGGAATGGCAGGTGATCCTGATTTTGGGGCATCAATATGACGAGTAATTTGGTTATTTTCAACAACAATAATTTTTTCTTGATTGTTAATTGGAGTATAACTGTTTCCCCAATCAGAAGTATAACGAGAAATTCCGGCTTCTACATAACCGCTATTTAGATATTGTAAAGGTAAAGTTTGACCCGAATCTGTGGTTATAGTTTCTCTTAAGATTAAACGATTCATAATGATCGGTTTATCTTGTCCCCAAGCCATAGCACCTCGATTTAATATCGGACTCGATAACCAGTTATTATTGAATCGAATAGCGCCCAAAGGATATTGATTATTTCGATTAAAAAATCCTCCGTTAATGGCTGCTAAAACGTCTGCTTTTTGAGCTATATCTAATAAAGGTGAAGTGCCTTGGCGAGAATTAACATTACTTAAAATAGGAATTAAGCTAATTTGAGGTTGTTTTAAGTCAACTTCTAACCAATACACCGGAAATCGTTCAACCGATGATTCTGGAGTCTTGAAAATTCGATTTAGTAAAGATCCTAAAGATGTCGTCTCGG
This is a stretch of genomic DNA from Planktothrix tepida PCC 9214. It encodes these proteins:
- a CDS encoding phosphodiester glycosidase family protein, whose translation is MLNFNLTQPPKNLILLLSLIGLSTVPINTLATPRINNSSQYGNSIELNNHLINIPWRIDSTNRTSKDSVQISDIGLMQNLGVNLLNTNNSSQQPIQWFSDSVILSAQYIRPYRYLDLSNFPASSQWEIQPNGTTLKITVPPSIIQSISFEPLPLEIEPSLKPSNFILKKIIIELDKPTIWQQPIPDVQKRLPSPTPQPSSPPLTDDPTVQNQTKLAQPSPPTLQDWSLILEAKANPQLLSNNIYNIKLQSQNSQTRLQFSVPPGWRPVVTSLDSPYRLIVEIKPDFLQSKNILWQPGIRWRQEYIEIPKTETTSLGSLLNRIFKTPESSVERFPVYWLEVDLKQPQISLIPILSNVNSRQGTSPLLDIAQKADVLAAINGGFFNRNNQYPLGAIRFNNNWLSSPILNRGAMAWGQDKPIIMNRLILRETITTDSGQTLPLQYLNSGYVEAGISRYTSDWGNSYTPINNQEKIIVVENNQITRHIDAPKSGSPAIPIPVQGYLLVIRSRPDLLNLLPIGTRLQLQSQTEPSDFQNYPNILGAGPLLIQNRQIVLDAALERFNPAFQQQKAIRSAIAITPNNTLLILAVHNRPNGSGPSLAELAQILQKLEAITALNLDGGSSTSLYLGGYYLDRPFPTAAPVHNGLGIVITGESLNVNNQ